One Phaseolus vulgaris cultivar G19833 chromosome 11, P. vulgaris v2.0, whole genome shotgun sequence genomic window carries:
- the LOC137821164 gene encoding albumin-1-like — protein MAYVRVAPLALFLLATSIMFPMKIEAVDCSGACSPFEVPPCGSRDCRCIPIALFVGFCIYPTGLSSVSKMIDEHPNLCQSHGECMKKGSGNFCARYPNHYVDYGWCFNSGSEELKGFLAMPRAISK, from the exons ATGGCTTATGTTAGGGTTGCTCCTTTGGCTCTCTTCTTGCTTGCCACTTCCA TAATGTTTCCAATGAAGATAGAAGCTGTAGACTGTTCAGGTGCTTGTTCACCGTTTGAGGTGCCACCATGCGGCTCACGTGATTGTCGCTGCATCCCTATTGCACTATTTGTTGGTTTCTGCATTTATCCAACTGGACTTTCATCTGTGTCAAAGATGATAGATGAACATCCCAACTTATGTCAATCTCATGGAGAATGCATGAAGAAAGGAAGTGGAAACTTTTGTGCTCGTTATCCCAATCATTATGTCGATTATGGTTGGTGCTTTAACTCTGGTTCTGAAGAACTTAAAGGTTTCTTGGCAATGCCTAGAGCAATCTCCAAGTAA
- the LOC137822323 gene encoding albumin-1-like, protein MAHLRLAPLVLFLLATFIMFSMKKIEAVDCSGACSPFETLPCRSYDCRCVPAGLFAGFCIHPTGLSSSVAKMIDEHSNLCQSDEECIKKGSGNYCARYPNHYVDYGWCFNSDSDELKGFLAMPRAISK, encoded by the exons ATGGCTCATCTTAGGCTTGCTCCTTTGGTTCTGTTCTTGCTTGCCACTTTCA TAATGTTTTCGATGAAGAAGATAGAAGCTGTAGACTGTTCAGGTGCTTGTTCACCGTTTGAGACGCTACCATGCAGGTCATATGATTGTCGCTGTGTCCCTGCTGGACTATTTGCTGGTTTCTGCATTCATCCAACTGGACTTTCATCATCTGTGGCAAAGATGATCGATGAACATTCCAACTTATGTCAGTCTGATGAAGAATGCATCAAGAAAGGAAGTGGAAACTATTGTGCTCGTTATCCCAATCACTATGTGGATTATGGTTGGTGCTTCAACTCTGATTCTGATGAACTTAAAGGCTTCTTGGCCATGCCTAGGGCAATCTCCAAGTAA
- the LOC137823456 gene encoding albumin-1-like, with protein MVYVRVAPLELFVLATFMMFSTKNIEAAYCSDVCSTFEMPPCGSRDCVCIPFVPFVGLCLHPIGLSSSVAKMIDEHPNLCKSDEECMKKGSGNFCAPYPNHYMDYGWCFNSGSEELKGFLAMPGAISKVW; from the exons ATGGTTTATGTTAGGGTTGCTCCTTTGGAGCTCTTTGTGCTTGCCACTTTCA TGATGTTTTCGACCAAGAACATAGAAGCTGCATACTGTTCAGATGTTTGTTCAACGTTTGAGATGCCACCATGCGGGTCACGTGACTGTGTTTGTATCCCATTTGTACCATTTGTTGGTCTCTGCCTTCATCCAATTGGACTTTCATCATCAGTGGCAAAGATGATAGATGAACATCCCAACTTATGTAAGTCTGATGAAGAATGCATGAAGAAAGGAAGTGGAAACTTCTGTGCTCCTTATCCCAATCACTATATGGATTATGGTTGGTGCTTTAACTCTGGTTCTGAAGAACTTAAAGGCTTCTTGGCCATGCCTGGAGCAATATCCAAAGTATGGTGA